One region of Carassius gibelio isolate Cgi1373 ecotype wild population from Czech Republic chromosome A1, carGib1.2-hapl.c, whole genome shotgun sequence genomic DNA includes:
- the LOC128018114 gene encoding C-type lectin domain family 4 member A-like, which yields MDSEDIYENAGRRDIKNTTGAQTQSHGRDEAKDLKHRGSRCLVLISVGLGLICVLLLVFIILLNITITAERDMIKSYKNTVEEFNQTINSLQHNHTDLTQKNLELETKVKDLTAEKNQLQRDFDSLNKKNLVLETRVNDLTAEKSQLQRDFDSLNQKGPVCFFMSTELKSWSDSRQYCRDRGADLVIINTEEKQKFISSLVSEKVWIGLSDRETEGVMKWVDNSTLKQGFWLKGEPNNANNEDCIEMNFNRGKPGWSPLNSWNDLPCSEKKKGICEK from the exons ATGGATTCAGAGGATATTTATGAAAATGCTGGACGCAGAGATATTAAGAACACAACTGGAGCTCAAACTCAGAGTCACGGCCGGGATGAAGCAAAAGATCTCAAGCACA GAGGAAGTAGATGTTTGGTGTTGATCTCAGTGGGTCTCGGGCTCATTTGTGTTCTTCTGCTGGTCTTCATCATACTGCTCAACATCACCATCACAGCAGAGAGAGACATGATAAAGAGTTACAAGAACACCGTTGAAGAGTTCAATCAAACCATCAACAGCTTACAGCACAATCACACTGATCTAACACAGAAGAACCTGGAGCTGGAGACCAAAGTTAAAGATCTCACTGCTGAGAAAAACCAGTTACAGAGAGATTTTGACTCTTTGAATAAGAAGAACCTGGTGCTGGAGACCCGAGTCAATGATCTCACTGCTGAGAAAAGCCAGTTACAGAGAGATTTTGACTCTTTGAATCAGAAGGgtccagtttgtttcttcatgtccACTGAGTTGAAGAGCTGGTCTGACAGCAGACAGTACTGCAGGGATCGTGGAGCTGATCTGGTCATTATCAACACTGAAGAGAAGCAG AAGTTCATATCTTCATTAGTCAGTGAGAAAGTGTGGATTGGTTTGTCTGACAGAGAGACCGAGGGCGTCATGAAATGGGTGGATAATTCAACACTGAAACAAGG GTTTTGGCTCAAAGGTGAGCCAAACAACGCTAACAATGAGGACTGTATTGAAATGAATTTTAATAGAGGGAAGCCGGGATGGTCACCACTGAACAGCTGGAATGATCTGCCATGCTCTGAGAAGAAAAAGGGGATTTGTGAGAAATAG
- the LOC128018133 gene encoding CD209 antigen-like protein A isoform X1 translates to MNLEDIYANVEHRDIGSTTGAQTLSHGRDERKDLKHRGSRCLVLISVGLGVICVLLLVSIILLYITITAERDMIKSYKNTVEEFNQTINSLQHNHTDLTQKNLELETRVNDLTAEKKQRIFNCLNKKGLVNLFMSTELKSWSDSRQYCRDRGADLVIINTEEKQRFISSLVKERVWIGLSDTENEGNMKWVDNSPLTQGFWLKGEPNNANNEDCIEMNVNREKLVWSPLSSWNDLSCSEKKKGICEK, encoded by the exons ACACAGAGATATTGGGAGCACAACTGGAGCTCAAACTCTGAGTCACGGCCGGGATGAAAGAAAAGATCTAAAACACA GAGGAAGTAGATGTTTGGTGTTGATCTCAGTGGGTCTCGGGGTCATTTGTGTTCTTCTGCTGGTCTCCATCATACTGCTGTACATCACCATAACAGCAGAGAGAGACATGATAAAGAGTTACAAGAACACAGTTGAAGAGTTCAATCAAACCATCAACAGCTTACAGCACAATCACACTGATCTAACACAGAAGAACCTGGAGCTGGAGACCAGAGTCAATGATCTCACTGCTGAGAAAAAACAGAGAATTTTTAACTGTTTGAATAAGAAGGGCCTAGTTAATTTGTTCATGTCCACTGAGTTGAAGAGCTGGTCTGACAGCAGACAGTACTGCAGGGATCGTGGAGCTGATCTGGTCATTATCAACACTGAAGAGAAGCAG AGGTTCATATCTTCATTAGTCAAGGAAAGAGTGTGGATTGGTTTGTCTGACACAGAGAACGAGGGCAACATGAAATGGGTGGATAATTCACCACTGACACAAGG GTTTTGGCTCAAAGGTGAGCCAAACAACGCTAACAATGAGGACTGTATTGAAATGAATGTTAATAGAGAGAAGCTGGTATGGTCACCACTGAGCAGCTGGAATGATCTTTCATGCTCTGAGAAGAAAAAGGGGATTTGTGAAAAATAG
- the LOC128018168 gene encoding histone chaperone asf1b-B-like, with protein MAKVQVLNVSVLDNPSPFGNPFQFEITFECMEDLPEDLEWKIIYVGSAESEEYDQVLDSVLVGPVPAGRHMFVFQADAPNTGLIPESDAVGVTVVLITCTYRGQEFIRIGYYVNNEYTDPELRENPPVKPNYTFNKAVAVSIVFGN; from the exons ATGGCCAAAGTGCAGGTGCTAAACGTGTCTGTTCTGGATAACCCCAGTCCTTTTGGAAACCCGTTTCAATTCGAAATCACGTTTGAATGTATGGAGGACCTACCTGAAG ATCTGGAGTGGAAGATCATATACGTGGGCTCTGCGGAGAGTGAGGAGTACGACCAGGTCCTGGACTCGGTTCTGGTCGGCCCAGTTCCTGCAGGCAGGCAtatgtttgtgtttcag GCGGACGCTCCAAACACAGGGCTGATCCCCGAGAGCGATGCGGTGGGCGTGACCGTCGTGCTGATCACATGCACCTATCGCGGACAGGAATTCATTCGCATCGGTTACTATGTAAACAATGAGTACACAGACCCTGAGCTGCGGGAAAACCCACCTGTCAAACCCAACTATACATTTAATAAGGCTGTTGCTGTCAGTATTGTTTTTGGAAATTAG
- the LOC128018133 gene encoding C-type lectin domain family 4 member A-like isoform X2: MNLEDIYANVEHRDIGSTTGAQTLSHGRDERKDLKHRGSRCLVLISVGLGVICVLLLVSIILLYITITAERDMIKSYKNTVEEFNQTINSLQHNHTDLTQKNLELETRVNDLTAEKKQRIFNCLNKKGLVNLFMSTELKSWSDSRQYCRDRGADLVIINTEEKQRFISSLVKERVWIGLSDTENEGNMKWVDNSPLTQGFWFKGEPNNGYNEDCIELNYNREEAGWSPLNSWNDDSCSVKKRGICEK, translated from the exons ACACAGAGATATTGGGAGCACAACTGGAGCTCAAACTCTGAGTCACGGCCGGGATGAAAGAAAAGATCTAAAACACA GAGGAAGTAGATGTTTGGTGTTGATCTCAGTGGGTCTCGGGGTCATTTGTGTTCTTCTGCTGGTCTCCATCATACTGCTGTACATCACCATAACAGCAGAGAGAGACATGATAAAGAGTTACAAGAACACAGTTGAAGAGTTCAATCAAACCATCAACAGCTTACAGCACAATCACACTGATCTAACACAGAAGAACCTGGAGCTGGAGACCAGAGTCAATGATCTCACTGCTGAGAAAAAACAGAGAATTTTTAACTGTTTGAATAAGAAGGGCCTAGTTAATTTGTTCATGTCCACTGAGTTGAAGAGCTGGTCTGACAGCAGACAGTACTGCAGGGATCGTGGAGCTGATCTGGTCATTATCAACACTGAAGAGAAGCAG AGGTTCATATCTTCATTAGTCAAGGAAAGAGTGTGGATTGGTTTGTCTGACACAGAGAACGAGGGCAACATGAAATGGGTGGATAATTCACCACTGACACAAGG GTTTTGGTTCAAAGGTGAGCCAAACAACGGTTACAATGAGGACTGTATTGAACTGAATTATAATAGAGAGGAGGCGGGATGGTCCCCACTGAACAGCTGGAATGATGATTCATGCTCTGTGAAGAAAAGGGGGATTTGTGAGAAATAG